A region of Oryctolagus cuniculus chromosome 3, mOryCun1.1, whole genome shotgun sequence DNA encodes the following proteins:
- the DUSP28 gene encoding dual specificity phosphatase 28, translating to MRPAAAPPPPPPLARVAPALFLGSARAAAATEQLQREGISLCVNVSRQQPGPRAPGVAELRVPVFDDPAEDLLAHLEPTCAAMEAAVRAGGACLVYCKNGRSRSAAVCTAYLMRHRGLSLERAFQMVKSARPVAEPNPGFWSQLQKYEQTLQARSCTPGEALATTSLPPEGAAGVQPQGSPAQTRTPPSPAAH from the exons ATGCGCCCGGCGGCCgcccctccgccgccgccgcccctcgcGCGCGTGGCCCCCGCGCTCTTCCTCGggagcgcgcgggccgcggccgCCACGGAGCAGCTGCAGCGCGAGGGCATCTCGCTGTGCGTCAACGTCTCCCGCCAGCAGCCCGGGCCGCGCGCGCCCGGCGTGGCCGAGCTGCGCGTGCCCGTGTTCGACGACCCCGCGGAGGACCTGCTGGCGCACCTGGAGCCCACCTGCGCCGCCATGGAGGCCGCGGTGCGCGCCGGCGGCGCCTGCCTGGTCTACTGCAAGAACGGCCGCAGCCGCTCGGCCGCCGTGTGCACGGCCTACCTCATGCGGCACCGCGGCCTCAGCCTGGAGCGCGCCTTCCAG ATGGTCAAGAGCGCACGCCCGGTGGCAGAACCCAATCCGGGCTTCTGGTCTCAGCTGCAAAAGTACGAGCAGACCCTGCAGGCCCGGTCCTGCACGCCCGGCGAGGCTCTGGCGACGACGTCCCTACCCCCGGAGGGGGCTGCCGGCGTGCAGCCTCAGGGGTCTCCAGCGCAGACCCGCACGCCTCCCTCCCCCGCGGCGCACTGA